Genomic window (Megamonas funiformis):
ACCACTCGTTTTACGAGTGGTTAATAAGTTTCTTATAGAAATAGAAATTCTCCTCTATTAAAATAATAAGTGTTCAAGTCATTATTAAAGAGAGGAGAATTTCTATGGAAAGAAGTTTAGCACATACAAGATGGATGTGCAAGTATCATATAGTATTTACCCCAAAATATAGAAGAAAAATTATATATAATAAATTGCGTAGAGATATTGTACAAACAATAAAAGATTTATGTAAGTGGAAAGGCATAGAGATAATAGAAGGGAAAGCTATGCCGGATCATATTCATATTTTGGTTAAGATACCACCAAAAATGAGTATATCAAATTTTATGGGGTATTTAAAAGGAAAAAGTGCAATGATGATATTTGCAAGACATGGAAATTTAAAA
Coding sequences:
- the tnpA gene encoding IS200/IS605 family transposase produces the protein MERSLAHTRWMCKYHIVFTPKYRRKIIYNKLRRDIVQTIKDLCKWKGIEIIEGKAMPDHIHILVKIPPKMSISNFMGYLKGKSAMMIFARHGNLKYKFGNNNFWSTGYYVSTVGLNEATIAKYIREQDTYDKMMDKISTKELNDPFRDC